In the genome of Clostridium cylindrosporum DSM 605, one region contains:
- the rpmD gene encoding 50S ribosomal protein L30 — protein MAKVKVTLTKSLIGKKPDQKATVKALGLNKLGSSVEHDVTPQIRGMINKINFMVKVEEV, from the coding sequence GTGGCTAAAGTAAAAGTAACGCTAACTAAGAGCTTAATCGGAAAGAAACCTGACCAAAAAGCAACAGTAAAGGCACTAGGACTAAATAAGCTAGGATCATCTGTTGAACACGATGTTACACCTCAAATCAGAGGTATGATAAACAAGATAAATTTCATGGTAAAAGTAGAAGAAGTTTAA
- the rpsE gene encoding 30S ribosomal protein S5 has protein sequence MRVDPSKLNLKEKVVFINRVAKVVKGGRNFRFSALVVVGDENGHVGTGIGKATEVPEAIRKAIEDAKKNLIKVEMVETTVPHDSIGEYGAGRVLIMPAVEGTGVIAGGPVRAVLELAGLKDVRAKSLGSNNPRNMVNATLNGLSNMKTVEQIAKLRGKTVEEILG, from the coding sequence ATGAGAGTCGATCCTAGCAAGTTAAACCTTAAAGAAAAGGTTGTATTTATAAACAGAGTTGCTAAGGTTGTTAAGGGTGGTAGAAACTTTAGATTCAGCGCCCTTGTAGTAGTTGGTGACGAAAACGGACATGTAGGAACTGGTATCGGTAAAGCAACTGAAGTTCCAGAAGCTATTAGAAAAGCTATAGAAGACGCTAAGAAAAACCTTATAAAGGTAGAAATGGTAGAAACTACAGTACCACACGATTCAATCGGAGAATATGGTGCTGGAAGAGTACTAATAATGCCAGCAGTAGAAGGTACAGGGGTTATCGCTGGGGGACCAGTGCGTGCCGTACTTGAACTAGCAGGACTTAAGGATGTTAGAGCTAAGTCACTTGGTTCAAACAATCCAAGAAATATGGTTAATGCAACACTAAACGGACTTTCCAACATGAAAACAGTTGAGCAAATTGCAAAGCTAAGAGGAAAGACTGTAGAAGAAATACTAGGTTAG
- the rplR gene encoding 50S ribosomal protein L18 gives MINKPSKNGQREKRHLRVRKKVTGTAGRPRLNVFRSEKQIYAQIINDVEGKTLVAASSIDKELKGKLALGSNKEAAKVVGELIAKRALESGISDVVFDRGGYIYHGRVKVLAEAAREAGLNF, from the coding sequence ATGATTAATAAGCCATCCAAAAACGGACAAAGAGAAAAAAGACATCTAAGAGTTCGTAAGAAGGTAACTGGTACGGCTGGTCGTCCAAGATTAAACGTATTTAGAAGTGAAAAGCAAATATATGCTCAAATTATAAATGATGTTGAAGGTAAGACACTAGTAGCAGCTTCATCAATCGACAAAGAACTTAAAGGCAAGCTAGCACTTGGAAGTAATAAGGAAGCAGCTAAGGTTGTTGGAGAACTTATTGCTAAGAGAGCACTTGAAAGCGGCATAAGTGATGTAGTATTTGATAGAGGCGGATACATTTATCACGGAAGAGTTAAGGTACTTGCAGAAGCAGCGAGAGAAGCAGGCCTTAACTTCTAA